The DNA sequence GGTCTGCATCGCCCGGCGGTACTCGTCGGCGAACGTCGAGTCGGCGGCCTCGGGGAACTCGTCCCACACCGACCGACCGACGAGGTCGTCCCGCGGGCGGTCGAGGAGGCGTTCGGCCTGCTCGTTCAGGTAGGTGAAGCGCCACTCGTGGTCGAGGGCGAAGAAGGCGTCCGACACCCGGTCGAGCACCGCCTCACGCTCTCGCCTGGCCTCGACGAGCTCCGTGACGTCCTGCTGGAAGCCGACGAAGTTCGTGACCTGCCCGTCGGTGTCGTGAATCGGGGCGATGGAGACGCGGCTCCAGAACGACGACCCGTCCTTGCGGTAGTTACGGAGTTCGACCGTGACGGGTTCCTCGTCGTCGACGGCGTCGCGCAGTGTCGCCACGGCCTCGGGGTCGGTGTCCGGCCCCTGGAGGATGCGGTGGTTCTCCCCGAGCACCGCCGCCTCGACGTAGCCGGTCAACCGCTCGAACTGCTCGTTGGCGTACACCATCGGGTTGTCCGGCAGCGACGGGTCCGTGATGGTGATGCCGATGGGGGCGGCGTCCATCGCACGGTTCTTGACGAACAGGTCGTGTTCGCGCCGCTCCTCGGCGGAGATGTCCCGGACCGTACAGACGAGTTCGTCACCCGCCGTCGACGAGAGGGCCACGTCCGCGAGCAGTTCCGACCCGTCACGGCGGGCCATCAGCACCTCGCCGGTCCACTCGCCGTCGGTGTTCGCCGACCGAATCGCCGCCTCGACCTCGTCGACGAAGAGTGCGTCGACGGTCGACCCCGCGATCTCGTTCGGGTCGTAGCCGAAGGTGTCGGCGAACGCTCGATTTGCGTAGGTGACGGTCCCCCGAGCGTCGATGAGACCGATTCCCTCCCGGGCGGTCTCGATGGCGTCGACCCGCTGTTGGAGGTCGCGCTCGGTTCGATAGCCCGCGACGAGGTTCTCAACCCGGTTCGCGAGGACCGTGTAGCGGTCGGTGCCGCCGCCCTTCTGGAGGTAGTCGCTCACCCCCGCGGAGATGGCCTCGGCGGCGATCTCCTCCGACCCCCGCCCGGTGAACAGCACGAACGGCAGGTCGGGCGACGACTCGCGGACCGCACGGAGGAGGTCGAGGCCGGTCTCGTCGGGCATCTCGTAGTCGCTGATGACGCAGTCGAACGGTTCGCGGGAGAGCCGGGCGAGCCCCGTCTCGACGTCGTGAGCCGTCTCGAGTGAGAACTCCTCGCGTTCGCGCTGTAAGAACACCGCGACCATCTCTGCGAAGTCGACGTCGTCGTCCACGTGGAGGAGACGTATCGGACGGCCGGTCATTATATTCTGCCGACGCCAGGAGTGAATATATCTGTTGTGGCGGAGTACCGACCATACACCGGTGACGAACCGGGGTCAGTGCTGGTCGCGCAGTTCCATCGTGGCGACGACCTCGTAGGGGTCGAACCCCTTCCGGATGCAGTCGAGAAGGGTGAACGCCTCGCTCGGGGCGAGGAAGTGCCGACAGACCGCCGCACCCAGCGGCGTCGGTTCGAACCCGTCGATGAACTCCCACTCGAGGAGGCGGCCGACCGCGCGCGTCGTATCGATGTCGCCGAGCATCCGGTCGTTGAGGCGCTTGGCGCGTTTGCCCGCGACGATGACGTTCGCCAGCGTCTCCTCGGCGGCGGCGGCCTCGTCGTAGACGGTGGCGACGTCCTCCATCTCCCCTTTGAGGAGTTTGAACGCCACCTCGTCTTCGGTCATCTCCATCGACCCGTGGTAGCTGCAGTCGGGTTCGACCAGCAAGTACACCCGGCCCCGGTCGTGGTAGTCGGGACGGCCCGCCCGGCCGAGCATCTGCTCGAACTCCTGGACCGAGAGCCACTCGATACCCATCGCCAACGAGTCGAAGACGACCTGCGACGCGGGGAAGTCGACGCCCGCGGCGAGCGCCGCCGTGGTGACGACCGCCGCGAGGTCCTGATTCCCGAACTGGCGTTCGACGCGCTTGCGTCTCCCGTAATCGAGCCCCGCGTGGTACGGTGCCGCGTCGTACCCGATCTTCCGCGCGAGTTCGTGACAGCGCCGCCGCGAGTTGGTGAAGACGATGGTCTGCCCGCGGTACCCCTTCGACGACTCGCTGTCGAACTCCCGTCTGACGAGTTTGTCGATTATCCGGGCTTTCTCCTGCCCGTCGGCGAACGTGACGTGTCGTTCGATGGGGACCGGCCGCTCTTCGAACTCGATGAGGGTCGCTTCGAGTCGGCGGGCGAGCCACTCGGGGTTGCCGACCGTCGCGGAGAGGTAGACCCACTGTGCGCCGTCGTAGCGCTGTCTCCGCTCGGCCCGCCGCTCGCAGTAGTACTTCAGCCGGGAGATCATCCCGTCGAGGCGGTGACCGCGTTCGTCCTCTTTGAGGGTGTGGACCTCGTCGATGACCACCGTCCCGATGTCGCCGAGGTCCTTCCCCGTCCGGAGGGCGTGGTCGATTCCCTCGTAGGTGCCGACGATGATGTCCGCCGAGGGGTCGAAGGAGGCGTTCGAGTCCGAGATACGCGATGCGCCCACCCTGATAGTCACGTTGGCGACGTCGCCGTACCGCTCTTCGAAGTCCTCGTGCTTCTGGTTGGCGAGCGCGACCAGGGGAACGAGAAAGAGGAGTTTCCCCTTCCCCTTCAACACCCGGTCGAGCCCCGCGAGTTCGCCGACGAGCGTCTTCCCCGTGGCCGTCGCGCTCACGACGAGCTGGTCGCGGCCCTCGAAGAGGCCGTTCTCGACCGAGAGCGACTGCACCGGGAGCAAGGAGTCGAACCGCCCCTCGACGCGAGACTGCAGCGTCGGGTGGAGGGCCAGCGACGAGGTGGGGACGGGGTCGACGTCCTCCACCGTGGCGGAGACCTCGTCGAACTTGGTGAGGTCGGGGTTCAGTCCGCCCTGGAGGAGGTTCGTCACCTTGTCGAGGTCCTGCGTCTGGAGCAGGAGTTCCTCCAGCCGGTCTTTCGCCGCCCCCGTGATGGACCCGGAGTACGAGAGTTCGCGCTCGAGTTCTCGGCGGGCGCAGTCGGGACAGACGTGGTCGCGGTCGGCTTTGATGGCGGTGTCCGCCGTGATTGGCGAGTACCGCCCGTTCGACGCACAGTACCGGCAGGTCCGGACCGTCAGCGCCTCCAGTTGATAGCCGTCGAGCATCTCTTTCAGCCGGTCTCGTGCGCCGGCGGACGTCTGCTGAGAGATGCGGATTCGAGACGCACGCCGGGCGAGTTCGACGAACTGCTGGGGGTCGCGCGGTTCCTCCGACGAACCACGCTTGATGCGGAACTTCGCGGGACGCGGGCCTGCGGAGGTCTCTTTCAACTCGAGAATCGCCCGGAACACCCGCTTGCCGTCGCGCTGGACCACCACGAGGAAGTTCTCGCCTCGCTCGTGGAGGAACAGCGTGTCGACCTGCCCGACCTGCTGTGACACGGTTTCGAGTAGGAGAACGGGGTATTTCAGCGGTTCGTCTCCGCGGCGTCAACGTCGGACGCGCGTCGAGTCCCGTCGGAACCGGCCGCAGCGGCCGTCGTGCGGGCCGCTCAGTCCTCGTCGACGACGTCGATCGCGTCGTCGCCGTTGGGCACCGCACAGAGGAACGCGCCCTCCTCGTCCCCGTCGTTGCGGTACCAGTGGACCGTCCCGGCGGGGATGAAGAGCGAGTCGCCCGCGCGCACCGTGACCTCCTCGTCGCCGAGGCC is a window from the Salinigranum halophilum genome containing:
- a CDS encoding DEAD/DEAH box helicase, whose product is MSQQVGQVDTLFLHERGENFLVVVQRDGKRVFRAILELKETSAGPRPAKFRIKRGSSEEPRDPQQFVELARRASRIRISQQTSAGARDRLKEMLDGYQLEALTVRTCRYCASNGRYSPITADTAIKADRDHVCPDCARRELERELSYSGSITGAAKDRLEELLLQTQDLDKVTNLLQGGLNPDLTKFDEVSATVEDVDPVPTSSLALHPTLQSRVEGRFDSLLPVQSLSVENGLFEGRDQLVVSATATGKTLVGELAGLDRVLKGKGKLLFLVPLVALANQKHEDFEERYGDVANVTIRVGASRISDSNASFDPSADIIVGTYEGIDHALRTGKDLGDIGTVVIDEVHTLKEDERGHRLDGMISRLKYYCERRAERRQRYDGAQWVYLSATVGNPEWLARRLEATLIEFEERPVPIERHVTFADGQEKARIIDKLVRREFDSESSKGYRGQTIVFTNSRRRCHELARKIGYDAAPYHAGLDYGRRKRVERQFGNQDLAAVVTTAALAAGVDFPASQVVFDSLAMGIEWLSVQEFEQMLGRAGRPDYHDRGRVYLLVEPDCSYHGSMEMTEDEVAFKLLKGEMEDVATVYDEAAAAEETLANVIVAGKRAKRLNDRMLGDIDTTRAVGRLLEWEFIDGFEPTPLGAAVCRHFLAPSEAFTLLDCIRKGFDPYEVVATMELRDQH
- a CDS encoding PAS domain-containing protein; translated protein: MTGRPIRLLHVDDDVDFAEMVAVFLQREREEFSLETAHDVETGLARLSREPFDCVISDYEMPDETGLDLLRAVRESSPDLPFVLFTGRGSEEIAAEAISAGVSDYLQKGGGTDRYTVLANRVENLVAGYRTERDLQQRVDAIETAREGIGLIDARGTVTYANRAFADTFGYDPNEIAGSTVDALFVDEVEAAIRSANTDGEWTGEVLMARRDGSELLADVALSSTAGDELVCTVRDISAEERREHDLFVKNRAMDAAPIGITITDPSLPDNPMVYANEQFERLTGYVEAAVLGENHRILQGPDTDPEAVATLRDAVDDEEPVTVELRNYRKDGSSFWSRVSIAPIHDTDGQVTNFVGFQQDVTELVEARREREAVLDRVSDAFFALDHEWRFTYLNEQAERLLDRPRDDLVGRSVWDEFPEAADSTFADEYRRAMQTQETVAFEEYFPPLATWFEVRAYPSESGLSVYFRDVSGRKASERALEQRARQFETFGDILSHDLTSPLATLRGRLELARATGDDEHFDEAEDAFERVSTLVDELATVMREGRVVNTLTAVDVGPVARELWGALDTGETTLTVGEVGEVRADERALTRLLQNLFRNSIEHGPATTVVVGPLDEGEGFFVADDGPGIPAADRDRVFEPGYSTKEGGTGFGMISAQQIALAHDWDLSVSASADGGARFEVRGVERAGSER